Proteins encoded by one window of Mustela erminea isolate mMusErm1 chromosome 7, mMusErm1.Pri, whole genome shotgun sequence:
- the NMS gene encoding neuromedin-S isoform X1 produces MCGRTRSRRVCIQNTGFPRPLADPPDGLDIMQLERLAYWAALSRQPKDDQDIHKRFLFHYSRTQKPIHPVKSGFPPVHPLMRMAAQLVNRKVKRFLQQREARGHSQLTVSLEDAVPVTLTCVSFTHRIQGLLQWISPRRITLPPGDDHFSFSGQGMEETLKITPSRTVREFSGKEKLD; encoded by the exons GATTTCCTCGACCTCTAGCTGATCCCCCAGATGGCTTGGATATCATGCAGCTTGAG CGGCTGGCATATTGGGCAGCTCTTTCTAGGCAAcctaag GATGATCAAGACATACACAAAAGG ttttTATTTCACTACTCCAGAACTCAGAAGCCGATACATCCAGTTAAAAGTGGG TTTCCTCCCGTGCACCCGTTAATGCGCATGGCTGCGCAGCTCGTCAACCGGAAGGTGAAAAGATTTCTGCAACAGCGC GAGGCACGGGGTCACAGCCAACTGACAGTAAGCCTGGAGGATGCGGTTCCTGTTACATTAACCTGTGTTTCATTCACTCACAGGATTCAGGGACTGCTGCAGTGGATTTCACCAAGAAG GATCACACTGCCACCTGGGGACgaccatttttccttttcagg ccaAGGAATGGAAGAAACACTGAAGATAACACCCAGTAGGACAGTCCGAG aaTTCAGTGGCAAAGAGAAACTGGATTAG
- the NMS gene encoding neuromedin-S isoform X2, with translation MCGRTRSRRVCIQNTGFPRPLADPPDGLDIMQLERLAYWAALSRQPKFPPVHPLMRMAAQLVNRKVKRFLQQREARGHSQLTVSLEDAVPVTLTCVSFTHRIQGLLQWISPRRITLPPGDDHFSFSGQGMEETLKITPSRTVREFSGKEKLD, from the exons GATTTCCTCGACCTCTAGCTGATCCCCCAGATGGCTTGGATATCATGCAGCTTGAG CGGCTGGCATATTGGGCAGCTCTTTCTAGGCAAcctaag TTTCCTCCCGTGCACCCGTTAATGCGCATGGCTGCGCAGCTCGTCAACCGGAAGGTGAAAAGATTTCTGCAACAGCGC GAGGCACGGGGTCACAGCCAACTGACAGTAAGCCTGGAGGATGCGGTTCCTGTTACATTAACCTGTGTTTCATTCACTCACAGGATTCAGGGACTGCTGCAGTGGATTTCACCAAGAAG GATCACACTGCCACCTGGGGACgaccatttttccttttcagg ccaAGGAATGGAAGAAACACTGAAGATAACACCCAGTAGGACAGTCCGAG aaTTCAGTGGCAAAGAGAAACTGGATTAG
- the NMS gene encoding neuromedin-S isoform X4, translated as MAWISCSLSGWHIGQLFLGNLRMIKTYTKGTQKPIHPVKSGFPPVHPLMRMAAQLVNRKVKRFLQQREARGHSQLTVSLEDAVPVTLTCVSFTHRIQGLLQWISPRRITLPPGDDHFSFSGQGMEETLKITPSRTVREFSGKEKLD; from the exons ATGGCTTGGATATCATGCAGCTTGAG CGGCTGGCATATTGGGCAGCTCTTTCTAGGCAAcctaag GATGATCAAGACATACACAAAAGG AACTCAGAAGCCGATACATCCAGTTAAAAGTGGG TTTCCTCCCGTGCACCCGTTAATGCGCATGGCTGCGCAGCTCGTCAACCGGAAGGTGAAAAGATTTCTGCAACAGCGC GAGGCACGGGGTCACAGCCAACTGACAGTAAGCCTGGAGGATGCGGTTCCTGTTACATTAACCTGTGTTTCATTCACTCACAGGATTCAGGGACTGCTGCAGTGGATTTCACCAAGAAG GATCACACTGCCACCTGGGGACgaccatttttccttttcagg ccaAGGAATGGAAGAAACACTGAAGATAACACCCAGTAGGACAGTCCGAG aaTTCAGTGGCAAAGAGAAACTGGATTAG
- the NMS gene encoding neuromedin-S isoform X3: protein MQLERLAYWAALSRQPKDDQDIHKRFLFHYSRTQKPIHPVKSGFPPVHPLMRMAAQLVNRKVKRFLQQREARGHSQLTVSLEDAVPVTLTCVSFTHRIQGLLQWISPRRITLPPGDDHFSFSGQGMEETLKITPSRTVREFSGKEKLD, encoded by the exons ATGCAGCTTGAG CGGCTGGCATATTGGGCAGCTCTTTCTAGGCAAcctaag GATGATCAAGACATACACAAAAGG ttttTATTTCACTACTCCAGAACTCAGAAGCCGATACATCCAGTTAAAAGTGGG TTTCCTCCCGTGCACCCGTTAATGCGCATGGCTGCGCAGCTCGTCAACCGGAAGGTGAAAAGATTTCTGCAACAGCGC GAGGCACGGGGTCACAGCCAACTGACAGTAAGCCTGGAGGATGCGGTTCCTGTTACATTAACCTGTGTTTCATTCACTCACAGGATTCAGGGACTGCTGCAGTGGATTTCACCAAGAAG GATCACACTGCCACCTGGGGACgaccatttttccttttcagg ccaAGGAATGGAAGAAACACTGAAGATAACACCCAGTAGGACAGTCCGAG aaTTCAGTGGCAAAGAGAAACTGGATTAG
- the NMS gene encoding neuromedin-S isoform X7 — MIKTYTKGTQKPIHPVKSGFPPVHPLMRMAAQLVNRKVKRFLQQREARGHSQLTVSLEDAVPVTLTCVSFTHRIQGLLQWISPRRITLPPGDDHFSFSGQGMEETLKITPSRTVREFSGKEKLD, encoded by the exons ATGATCAAGACATACACAAAAGG AACTCAGAAGCCGATACATCCAGTTAAAAGTGGG TTTCCTCCCGTGCACCCGTTAATGCGCATGGCTGCGCAGCTCGTCAACCGGAAGGTGAAAAGATTTCTGCAACAGCGC GAGGCACGGGGTCACAGCCAACTGACAGTAAGCCTGGAGGATGCGGTTCCTGTTACATTAACCTGTGTTTCATTCACTCACAGGATTCAGGGACTGCTGCAGTGGATTTCACCAAGAAG GATCACACTGCCACCTGGGGACgaccatttttccttttcagg ccaAGGAATGGAAGAAACACTGAAGATAACACCCAGTAGGACAGTCCGAG aaTTCAGTGGCAAAGAGAAACTGGATTAG
- the NMS gene encoding neuromedin-S isoform X8 — MKHFVPQFPSILAIYCFCMVQIPSSGFPRPLADPPDGLDIMQLERLAYWAALSRQPKDDQDIHKRFLFHYSRTQKPIHPVKSGFPPVHPLMRMAAQLVNRKVKRFLQQRDSGTAAVDFTKKDHTATWGRPFFLFRPRNGRNTEDNTQ; from the exons ATGAAGCACTTTGTTCCTCAGTTCCCTTCCATCTTGGCCATCTATTGCTTCTGCATGGTACAGATTCCCTCTTCAG GATTTCCTCGACCTCTAGCTGATCCCCCAGATGGCTTGGATATCATGCAGCTTGAG CGGCTGGCATATTGGGCAGCTCTTTCTAGGCAAcctaag GATGATCAAGACATACACAAAAGG ttttTATTTCACTACTCCAGAACTCAGAAGCCGATACATCCAGTTAAAAGTGGG TTTCCTCCCGTGCACCCGTTAATGCGCATGGCTGCGCAGCTCGTCAACCGGAAGGTGAAAAGATTTCTGCAACAGCGC GATTCAGGGACTGCTGCAGTGGATTTCACCAAGAAG GATCACACTGCCACCTGGGGACgaccatttttccttttcagg ccaAGGAATGGAAGAAACACTGAAGATAACACCCAGTAG